A section of the Triticum dicoccoides isolate Atlit2015 ecotype Zavitan chromosome 7A, WEW_v2.0, whole genome shotgun sequence genome encodes:
- the LOC119328762 gene encoding zinc finger protein 3-like — MEQATNAHDELSLELTLVATVGVAPAAPRFFLCAYCDRRFLTAQGLGGHQNAHRQERALARLHGDAAADMHASRAWKAAARMPEGPEDEVPAAGGIAHKRGSSWPEPDQELDLSLRL, encoded by the coding sequence ATGGAACAAGCGACCAACGCGCATGACGAGCTTAGCCTCGAGCTCACCCTGGTCGCCACCGTGGGAGTGGcgccggcagcgcctcgcttctTCCTCTGCGCCTACTGCGACCGCAGGTTCCTCACTGCGCAGGGGCTCGGCGGCCACCAGAATGCGCACAGGCAAGAGCGCGCCCTTGCCAGGCTCCACGGCGATGCCGCTGCTGACATGCACGCCTCCCGGGCATGGAAGGCTGCTGCTCGGATGCCTGAGGGGCCCGAGGACGAGGTGCCGGCGGCGGGTGGCATAGCGCACAAGCGCGGCAGCAGCTGGCCGGAGCCTGACCAAGAGCTGGACTTGTCCCTCCGGCTGTAA